A region of Paenimyroides aestuarii DNA encodes the following proteins:
- a CDS encoding SDR family oxidoreductase, with protein MNKVVLITGGSSGIGKTVGNFLQTQGYTVYGSSRNPENVTDSRFPLVAIDVRNKESIQSAVAEIIAKESRIDVLINNAGVGITGPIEEIPLEEIQNNFHTNVFGPIEVMKAVLPQMRQQKSGLIINVTSIAGYMGLPYRGIYSASKGALELLTESIRMEVKPFNIRVTNVAPGDFATDIAARRFHAPVLENSPYKAIYSQQLATINEHVNDGGDPIEMAKAINAIIQTKKPKVHYRVGAFMQKFSIFLKKILPDTVYEKMLMNHYKIK; from the coding sequence ATGAACAAAGTTGTATTGATAACTGGCGGATCTTCAGGTATTGGCAAAACAGTTGGCAATTTTTTGCAAACCCAAGGATATACCGTATATGGCAGCAGTAGAAATCCTGAAAACGTGACAGATAGTCGTTTTCCGCTGGTTGCCATTGATGTGCGAAACAAGGAATCGATACAAAGTGCGGTTGCTGAAATTATTGCAAAAGAAAGCAGAATTGATGTGTTGATTAACAATGCAGGAGTAGGAATTACCGGACCTATTGAGGAAATTCCTTTGGAAGAAATTCAAAATAATTTTCATACCAACGTGTTTGGTCCCATTGAAGTGATGAAAGCAGTTTTGCCCCAAATGCGCCAGCAAAAATCGGGATTAATTATCAACGTAACATCTATTGCAGGATATATGGGCTTGCCTTACCGCGGCATTTATTCGGCTTCGAAAGGAGCTTTGGAACTGCTAACCGAATCGATACGAATGGAAGTGAAACCCTTTAATATCCGAGTTACCAATGTGGCTCCAGGCGATTTTGCTACCGATATTGCTGCACGCCGTTTTCATGCACCGGTTTTAGAAAATTCCCCTTATAAAGCCATTTATAGTCAACAATTGGCTACAATCAACGAGCATGTCAATGATGGCGGAGATCCCATAGAAATGGCAAAAGCAATTAACGCAATTATTCAAACAAAAAAACCAAAAGTTCATTACAGAGTAGGGGCTTTCATGCAAAAGTTTTCTATCTTTCTAAAAAAGATTTTACCAGATACGGTGTATGAAAAAATGCTAATGAATCATTATAAAATAAAATAA
- a CDS encoding MarR family winged helix-turn-helix transcriptional regulator: protein MKNTTIDSVIKNTWQAIARMYNEEASKYGASMALGYALLNIDKEGTPSTALAPRLGMEPTSLTRTLKTMEEKGLIIKKKNPKDGRGVNIYLTPLGVEKRGLSKQTVLNFNNKLLETFSQQEIDSFIEMSEKIQNIIIERKKF, encoded by the coding sequence ATGAAAAACACTACAATTGATTCCGTAATAAAAAATACATGGCAGGCTATTGCCCGCATGTACAACGAAGAAGCATCAAAATACGGTGCCTCAATGGCATTGGGGTATGCGTTGCTAAATATCGATAAAGAAGGAACGCCGTCAACTGCTTTGGCGCCACGCTTGGGCATGGAACCTACAAGTTTAACGCGCACCTTAAAAACAATGGAAGAAAAAGGGTTAATCATTAAGAAAAAAAACCCAAAAGACGGTCGGGGTGTAAACATTTATTTAACGCCACTTGGTGTTGAAAAACGGGGATTATCCAAACAAACAGTTCTAAATTTTAATAATAAACTTTTAGAAACCTTTTCGCAACAAGAAATTGATAGCTTTATTGAAATGTCAGAAAAAATTCAAAACATCATCATCGAGAGAAAGAAATTTTAA
- a CDS encoding M28 family metallopeptidase has translation MNFKPIICLFIAAGFLNSNTIYAQKQKDRVKEMMENLSKDELIKHLSIIAGDEMEGRKTGEAGQKMAANYIRNIYKSLEIEALPGTDDYFQMVPSDAMKRMFSPKLNDSENVVAYIKGSEKPDEYLVISAHYDHVGIANGEIYNGADDNGTGTTALLELARMFKIAEKNGNGPKRSMVFLHCTGEEYGLHGSRFFVNSKIIPLEQIVADLNVDMIGRRDFTYQKNKKEYIYLVGSDKLSTELHDISEAMNKKYTNLVLDYTYNDDKHPEMIYYRSDHYNFAKYNIPVIFYYSGEHADYHKPTDTVDKIDFDEMLKRTQLIFVTAWELANRNERIKLK, from the coding sequence ATGAATTTTAAACCTATTATTTGTCTTTTTATCGCTGCCGGATTTTTAAATTCAAACACCATTTATGCTCAAAAACAAAAAGATCGGGTAAAAGAAATGATGGAAAACTTATCGAAAGACGAACTAATAAAACATCTTTCTATAATTGCGGGCGATGAAATGGAAGGTAGAAAAACAGGCGAAGCCGGGCAGAAAATGGCGGCAAATTATATAAGGAATATTTATAAAAGTTTAGAAATAGAAGCCTTGCCAGGAACAGATGATTATTTTCAGATGGTGCCTTCGGATGCCATGAAGCGGATGTTTAGCCCCAAACTGAACGACAGCGAAAATGTGGTGGCTTATATAAAAGGCAGCGAAAAACCCGATGAATATTTGGTGATTTCTGCACATTACGACCATGTGGGAATTGCAAATGGCGAAATATACAATGGCGCTGATGATAATGGAACAGGAACAACGGCTTTGTTAGAACTAGCACGTATGTTTAAAATTGCTGAGAAAAACGGTAACGGACCAAAACGTTCGATGGTATTTCTGCATTGCACCGGAGAAGAATATGGTTTGCACGGTTCTCGCTTTTTTGTGAATTCTAAAATAATTCCTTTAGAACAAATTGTTGCAGATTTGAATGTGGATATGATCGGAAGAAGAGATTTTACGTATCAAAAAAATAAAAAAGAATACATCTATTTGGTGGGAAGCGATAAATTAAGCACCGAATTGCACGATATTTCTGAAGCCATGAATAAAAAATATACCAATCTGGTTTTAGATTACACCTATAATGATGATAAGCATCCCGAAATGATTTATTACCGTTCTGATCATTACAATTTTGCAAAATACAACATTCCCGTAATTTTTTATTACAGCGGGGAACATGCCGATTATCATAAACCCACAGATACAGTTGATAAAATTGATTTTGACGAAATGCTGAAACGCACACAGCTTATTTTTGTAACAGCTTGGGAACTAGCAAATAGAAACGAACGAATTAAACTAAAATAA
- a CDS encoding carboxypeptidase-like regulatory domain-containing protein: protein MSNNVIIVNIQNPCDEKWNKMQPHDRGKFCMQCSKEVIDFTKLDNKEIIQIIKESNGRICGRMSISQLNNPIEIPSKKSWSKVYKALTAIFLIGSTGSLFATNLPLTTNNFNISKDESNYKRINLKQIKKDSLKDIIKGQVLTEFEEPIPDAIINVEELYLSVKSDEEGNFSIVLPDNFSLDYITLNIEHEYYVTYSIRVFKKDLPIERKFYLNEEVVLMGDIMITYKPKWWQFWKRF, encoded by the coding sequence ATGTCAAACAATGTAATCATAGTAAACATTCAAAATCCATGTGATGAAAAATGGAATAAGATGCAACCTCATGATAGAGGGAAATTTTGTATGCAATGTTCGAAAGAGGTTATTGATTTTACAAAGTTAGATAATAAAGAAATCATTCAGATTATTAAAGAATCAAATGGTAGAATTTGTGGTAGAATGTCAATATCACAGTTAAATAATCCAATAGAAATTCCATCTAAAAAAAGCTGGTCAAAAGTATACAAAGCATTAACAGCAATCTTTTTAATTGGATCAACAGGAAGTTTGTTTGCAACAAATCTGCCGTTAACAACAAACAATTTTAATATTTCTAAAGATGAATCTAATTACAAGAGAATTAATTTAAAGCAAATTAAAAAAGATAGTTTAAAAGATATAATAAAAGGACAAGTTTTAACTGAATTTGAAGAGCCTATTCCTGATGCTATTATAAATGTAGAAGAATTATACCTATCTGTTAAGAGTGATGAAGAAGGGAATTTTTCAATTGTTCTACCAGATAATTTTTCTTTAGATTATATTACACTCAATATTGAACATGAATATTATGTAACTTATTCTATAAGAGTTTTTAAAAAAGATTTACCTATTGAAAGAAAATTCTATTTAAATGAAGAAGTAGTTTTAATGGGAGACATTATGATTACTTATAAACCTAAATGGTGGCAATTCTGGAAAAGATTCTAA
- the fsa gene encoding fructose-6-phosphate aldolase, whose product MKFFIDTANLDQIKEAQALGVLDGVTTNPSLMAKEGITGKNNILKHYVDICAIVDGDVSAEVIATDFEGMIKEGEELAELNEQIVVKIPMTKDGIKACKYFFEKGIKTNVTLVFSAGQALLAAKAGATYVSPFIGRLDDISTDGLNLIDEIRMIYDNYAFETQILAASVRHTMHIVNCAKIGADVMTGPLSSILGLLKHPLTDLGLEQFLADHAKGNK is encoded by the coding sequence ATGAAATTTTTTATAGATACAGCAAACCTAGACCAAATTAAAGAAGCACAAGCTTTAGGCGTTTTAGACGGCGTTACGACCAATCCGTCGTTAATGGCAAAAGAAGGCATTACAGGCAAAAACAATATTTTAAAACATTATGTGGATATATGCGCTATTGTTGATGGCGATGTTTCGGCTGAAGTAATTGCTACCGATTTTGAGGGAATGATTAAAGAAGGCGAGGAGCTTGCAGAATTAAACGAGCAGATTGTTGTAAAAATCCCCATGACGAAAGACGGTATTAAAGCGTGTAAATACTTTTTTGAAAAAGGCATTAAAACCAATGTAACTTTAGTATTTTCGGCAGGTCAGGCATTGTTGGCTGCAAAGGCAGGAGCCACGTATGTGTCGCCATTTATTGGTAGATTAGATGATATTTCTACCGATGGATTAAATTTAATCGATGAAATTAGAATGATTTATGACAATTATGCCTTTGAAACGCAGATTTTAGCAGCATCGGTGCGTCATACCATGCATATTGTGAATTGTGCAAAAATTGGTGCCGATGTGATGACGGGTCCTTTAAGTTCGATTTTAGGATTGCTGAAGCATCCACTCACCGATTTAGGTTTGGAACAATTCTTAGCCGATCACGCAAAAGGGAATAAATAG
- a CDS encoding AMP-dependent synthetase/ligase yields MSQIGRLFDIPYYQLQHYPLEKAFSTKQNGVWKATSIQEYIEQANYVSKALLAMGVKKGDKIALITSTNRTEWNIMDIGILQTGAATVPIYPTISEHDYEYIIKHSESVYVFVSDKTILEKLDRVKFNIPKLRGIYSFDEIPGCANWQQVVTAGKEAMNDAELEAAKANVTPDDLASIIYTSGTTGTPKGVMLTHNNIISNVLGSSERVPFERGSYTALSFLPCCHIFERMILYLFQYMGVSIYFAESIEKISDNLQEVKPQVMTVVPRVLEKVFDKIYAKGSELSGIKKALFFWALRLAEDFKPYQANGGFYEFKLKIARKLIFSKWQAALGGNLELLVSGSAPLSPRLARIFGGAAIPVMEGYGLTETSPVISVNDQRNNGWKIGSVGRVLSNVTVKIAEDGEILCQAPSVAEGYYKDQEKTNEAFIDGWFHTGDIGVIDADGFLFITDRKKEMFKTSGGKYVAPQMIENAMKQSRFIEQIMVVGEGQKMPAALIQPNFDFIKEWANRNKVNLGFTLDEVVKNELVIERIQKEIETINPQFGKWEQIKKFALTPNVWSIDTGELTPTLKLKRKVILEKYKDLYEKMYS; encoded by the coding sequence ATGTCTCAAATAGGTAGATTATTCGATATTCCTTATTATCAGTTGCAACACTATCCGTTAGAAAAAGCTTTTTCAACAAAGCAAAATGGCGTTTGGAAAGCAACAAGCATTCAAGAATATATAGAACAAGCAAATTATGTTTCCAAAGCGTTGCTTGCAATGGGAGTTAAAAAAGGCGATAAAATTGCACTAATAACCTCAACAAACCGTACCGAATGGAACATTATGGACATTGGGATTTTGCAAACCGGTGCCGCAACCGTTCCTATATATCCAACTATTTCTGAACACGATTACGAGTATATTATAAAGCATTCCGAAAGTGTGTATGTGTTTGTTTCCGATAAAACCATTTTAGAAAAATTAGACCGGGTAAAGTTCAACATTCCTAAACTGCGCGGTATTTATTCGTTTGATGAAATTCCGGGCTGCGCCAATTGGCAACAAGTTGTTACAGCAGGAAAAGAAGCAATGAACGATGCCGAATTAGAAGCTGCGAAAGCCAATGTAACTCCAGATGATTTAGCTTCAATCATTTATACATCAGGCACCACAGGCACTCCAAAGGGCGTGATGCTTACGCATAACAATATCATCAGCAACGTTTTAGGTTCGTCTGAACGCGTTCCTTTTGAAAGAGGAAGTTACACTGCGCTGAGTTTCTTGCCGTGCTGTCATATTTTTGAGCGAATGATTTTGTATTTATTTCAATATATGGGTGTATCAATTTACTTTGCCGAATCAATTGAAAAAATATCTGACAACCTACAAGAAGTAAAACCACAAGTAATGACAGTTGTGCCAAGGGTTTTAGAAAAAGTGTTCGATAAAATTTATGCCAAAGGATCTGAACTTTCAGGTATTAAAAAAGCATTGTTTTTCTGGGCATTGCGCTTGGCAGAAGACTTTAAACCTTACCAAGCAAACGGTGGTTTTTATGAATTTAAGTTGAAAATTGCCCGCAAATTGATCTTCTCTAAATGGCAGGCCGCGTTGGGTGGAAACTTAGAATTGTTAGTATCCGGATCCGCCCCACTTTCGCCACGCTTGGCGCGTATTTTTGGAGGAGCAGCTATTCCGGTGATGGAAGGATACGGTTTAACCGAAACTTCTCCGGTAATTTCGGTAAACGACCAACGAAATAATGGCTGGAAAATTGGCTCTGTGGGTAGAGTTTTGAGCAATGTGACCGTTAAAATTGCAGAAGACGGCGAAATTTTGTGTCAAGCACCATCAGTTGCAGAAGGATATTATAAAGACCAAGAAAAAACGAACGAAGCTTTTATTGATGGTTGGTTTCATACAGGAGATATCGGTGTAATTGATGCCGACGGCTTTTTATTTATTACCGACCGTAAAAAGGAAATGTTTAAAACCAGCGGCGGTAAATACGTGGCCCCACAAATGATTGAAAATGCCATGAAACAATCGCGTTTCATTGAGCAGATTATGGTGGTGGGCGAAGGTCAAAAAATGCCCGCAGCGTTGATTCAGCCAAATTTTGATTTTATTAAAGAGTGGGCCAACCGCAACAAAGTAAACCTTGGTTTTACACTTGATGAAGTAGTGAAAAATGAATTGGTTATAGAACGTATTCAAAAAGAAATTGAAACTATCAACCCGCAATTTGGTAAATGGGAACAAATTAAAAAGTTTGCACTCACCCCAAATGTTTGGAGCATTGATACCGGCGAATTAACCCCAACGCTCAAACTAAAACGTAAAGTGATTCTAGAGAAGTATAAAGATTTGTATGAAAAGATGTATTCTTAA